TCGCGAGCCAGTAGCCCTCGCCGTGGACGTCGGCGATCACGACGCCCGTGAGCGTCGTACCGGCCCCCGCACCGGTGCCCTCGCCCAGCGGGAGCGCCTCCACGCGACGACGCGCGGTCGCGAGCGCGCCGCGCACGTCGTCGATCCCGAGGCTCGGCCGGCCGGCGAAGGCGGAGAACTCCTCGATGACCGTGGCGCTGGCGACCTCGCCCGCGTGATGGCCGCCCATGCCGTCCGCGACCAGGAACAGGGGCGGCTCCGCGATGTGCGAGTCCTCGTTGATGCGGCGCCGCAGACCCGGGTCCGTCGCCGCCCCGTACACCACCGTCATGGGCGAGGTCATGACCGGATCCCCACGACAGCCGTGCGATCGCCCAGCTCGAGCCGGTCGCCGGCGCGCAGCATCGTGGGCAGTCCGGCGACGAGCGGATGCCGTCCGCCGTCGCGCACGAGGACGGTTCCGTTGGTCGAGGAGCGGTCGGCGATCCATGCGCCGGTGGCGTCACCGCCGATCTCGAAGTGGGTCTTCGACAGCGAGAGCGTCTCGTCGCGCACGGGCACGCTCGAGGTGCCGGACTCGGCCGCGGGGTTGCGCCCGTAGAGGGTGCGGCCGTAGACGGCCATGCGCGATCCGTCGTCCCACGTGAGCACCGCCAGCATCGGCGGGAGGGTGCGGGTGACGTCCATCCGCGAGTCGGCGTGCCGAGCGAGCGCGGACGACGGGTGCGCGGGCCGCCAGGCGGTCGTCCGTGCGCTCTCGACGAGCGGGGGGAAGGGCACACGAGCGGATGCCGCGGCCTCGGTCGGGCGGGCCGTCGAACCGACGCGCCGAGTGACGGCGACGACGACGGTCAGCAAGAGCGTTCGGGCGCTCATTCGGTCTCCTGGGGGCGAGGGTCGGACTCGGGCGCCTCGGTGCGCGACGAGCGAGCGGAGCGGGATGCGCGCGGCGGGCGCGGCTCACGGGGAGGGCGCGGCTCACGGGGCGTGCGGTCCGGCAGGGCGAATCGCGTGCCCACGAGCAGGGAGCGCACGTTCAGCCGCGCCGCGAGGCGAGCCCATACGGAGCGGCCGTCACCCATGCCGCCGACGATCTCGTCGACCTGGCGCCAGAACTCCGTCACGTCGTCGGCCGTCGGCTCGGTCGGACCGAACACCTCGAAGTCGGCCCTGTCGGCCAGGGTCGCGACCCGGGGCTCGGCGAACGCCGTGCCGACGACGCCGGCGTCCTCGCGCCGGGTGCCGCCGGGCCGAACCGGCGTGCCGTAGTCGGTGGCCCGGTCGATCAGCTCGTTCCATCCGCCGCTGATGCGATCCGCCGCACGCTCGGCGTCGCGCCGCTTGCGGCGGCGGGACGCCTTGAGCGCGCCGATCACGATGAAGGGTGCGGCGAGCAGTGCGAGCAGACCCGCGACACCGACGACG
This window of the Microbacterium sp. SSM24 genome carries:
- a CDS encoding FHA domain-containing protein, with protein sequence MSARTLLLTVVVAVTRRVGSTARPTEAAASARVPFPPLVESARTTAWRPAHPSSALARHADSRMDVTRTLPPMLAVLTWDDGSRMAVYGRTLYGRNPAAESGTSSVPVRDETLSLSKTHFEIGGDATGAWIADRSSTNGTVLVRDGGRHPLVAGLPTMLRAGDRLELGDRTAVVGIRS